One segment of Capnocytophaga sp. oral taxon 878 DNA contains the following:
- a CDS encoding TonB-dependent receptor plug domain-containing protein, whose amino-acid sequence MKKLLYISLLAPIAAIAQQPKDSITQLEEVVVKAEAPIKRIQKAAYNVVAIEAQSLQAVNSNAADILSRVSGVKMRETGGVGAEAHINLNGFTGRHVRTFIDGVPMNGANASFRINNIPAEMIERIEIYKGVVPITFGADALGGAVNIVTRRSKRNYANLSYTFGSFNTHKSTLRIGQRLTDNISLELNAYQNYSDNNYNVFTKYLDVHTGVFSKEPRWFTRFHDRYHNEALIGRVNIFNEKWADKLSFGLNYNQEYKQIQNANLMQIVFGGKYRTSHTYSSSMEYEKKNIIRGLSFALTARYDLTTTRNTDEEPRQYAWDGTYRTKATKGEVQHLLQTFEGKTGYITSYIDYMPAPEHLFQLSNTYSHYKRTTTDNVVSLATTAADFMRRVNQKNIVGLSYKFAPNNLWNMLAFAKYYTTKVTGPVQIAGNASNAVYQEQSRYSSTTGYGLATTYQLLNPLQVKLSYEKTFRLPTERELFGDGDLEQGDQQLKPENSHNINFNLSYQPIADNHSFLIEAGLAYRNITDYIIRGINSRGIAASRNHGNVLNIGADLSARYFYKNTFALGGNITYMDIRNKEKKTAFGANSLTYNDRVPNLPYFFANADASYNFKGIFAKKDQLSLAYNLLYTDEFYLTWQSEGAKNTVPSQLSHDVNLTYQTSNKKISISAEIKNLTNQLLYDNYSLQKAGRALYAKLSYRFY is encoded by the coding sequence ATGAAAAAACTCTTATATATCAGTCTTTTAGCTCCTATAGCTGCTATAGCACAACAGCCCAAAGACTCCATTACTCAATTAGAAGAAGTCGTAGTCAAAGCCGAAGCTCCTATCAAAAGAATACAAAAAGCAGCTTATAACGTAGTCGCTATCGAGGCTCAGTCTCTACAAGCTGTCAATAGTAATGCTGCCGATATACTTTCTCGTGTTTCAGGTGTCAAAATGCGCGAAACCGGTGGGGTAGGGGCAGAGGCTCATATCAATCTCAATGGCTTTACAGGCCGGCACGTACGCACCTTTATTGATGGCGTCCCTATGAACGGCGCCAATGCCTCTTTCCGCATTAATAACATCCCAGCCGAAATGATTGAGCGCATCGAAATTTACAAGGGTGTGGTTCCTATCACCTTTGGTGCCGATGCTCTCGGGGGGGCTGTCAATATTGTTACCCGCCGTAGTAAGCGCAATTATGCCAATCTATCCTACACTTTTGGCTCTTTCAATACCCACAAAAGTACCTTGCGTATAGGGCAACGACTCACTGATAATATTTCACTCGAGCTGAATGCCTACCAAAACTACTCCGATAATAATTACAATGTATTTACCAAATACCTCGATGTACATACAGGTGTCTTCTCAAAAGAACCTCGCTGGTTTACCCGCTTTCACGACCGCTATCATAACGAAGCCCTAATAGGTCGTGTAAATATATTCAATGAAAAATGGGCAGATAAACTCTCCTTTGGGCTCAATTACAACCAAGAATACAAGCAAATACAGAATGCCAACCTAATGCAGATAGTCTTCGGGGGCAAATACCGCACCTCTCACACCTATTCCTCTTCTATGGAATACGAAAAGAAGAATATCATTAGGGGGCTCTCTTTCGCTCTTACCGCTCGCTATGACCTTACCACTACCCGCAATACCGACGAAGAGCCTCGCCAATACGCTTGGGATGGCACCTACCGTACCAAAGCCACCAAAGGCGAAGTACAGCATCTCCTTCAAACTTTTGAGGGCAAAACAGGCTATATTACCTCGTATATTGATTATATGCCTGCCCCCGAGCACCTTTTCCAGCTCAGCAATACCTATAGCCATTATAAGCGCACCACTACCGATAATGTAGTATCACTTGCCACTACAGCAGCCGATTTTATGCGTCGGGTAAATCAGAAAAACATAGTAGGTTTATCCTACAAATTTGCTCCCAATAACCTTTGGAATATGTTAGCTTTTGCTAAATACTACACCACCAAAGTAACTGGGCCTGTACAAATAGCTGGCAATGCAAGCAATGCTGTATACCAAGAGCAAAGTCGCTATAGCAGTACTACAGGCTATGGGCTTGCTACTACCTACCAGCTACTGAACCCTCTGCAAGTCAAATTGTCGTATGAAAAAACCTTCCGCTTGCCTACCGAGCGCGAACTCTTTGGCGATGGCGACCTCGAGCAAGGCGACCAACAGCTCAAACCCGAAAACAGCCACAATATCAATTTTAACCTTTCCTACCAACCCATAGCCGATAACCATTCTTTCCTTATCGAAGCTGGCTTAGCCTACCGTAATATCACCGATTATATCATCAGGGGGATTAATAGTAGGGGTATTGCCGCTAGCCGCAATCACGGCAACGTACTCAATATAGGTGCCGACCTTTCAGCCCGTTATTTCTACAAGAATACCTTTGCCTTAGGCGGAAATATCACCTATATGGATATACGCAACAAAGAAAAGAAAACAGCTTTCGGGGCGAATTCTCTTACTTATAATGACCGTGTGCCCAATCTGCCTTACTTTTTTGCCAATGCCGATGCCTCTTATAATTTTAAAGGAATATTTGCTAAAAAAGACCAGTTATCACTCGCCTATAACCTACTTTATACCGATGAGTTTTACCTTACTTGGCAAAGCGAAGGAGCTAAAAACACTGTCCCCTCACAGCTCTCACATGATGTCAATCTCACTTACCAAACCTCTAATAAAAAAATAAGTATATCCGCCGAGATAAAAAACCTCACCAACCAACTCCTATACGATAACTATAGCCTCCAAAAAGCCGGTCGTGCTCTCTACGCCAAACTGTCCTACCGATTTTATTAA
- the brnQ gene encoding branched-chain amino acid transport system II carrier protein translates to MDNNKNKWLTITTVGFALFAMFFGAGNLILPPFIGLQAGEHWGSALLGFFITAIIAPFLGVLMVAKVGTHFTDLSKNISSVLIKLLTLVIILCIGPLIAIPRTGATTFEVGIVPLLPNFSKVVFSLLFFGVVLVLSISKAKIVAIIGRFLTPFLLFVLLLLIILGVVMPVEEVHTTALMAKGSFVMGFTEGYQTMDVLASVIFAGIVIGAVINSGYKSAEERSHITLWAGVVSTLCLLFIYGGLIYLGATSGYALEEKVQRTELLLHISHSVLGHWGTMAIAVAIGFACLTTAIALTSAVGDFLEEYSRGRISYKVGVVLCTVVSVVLSNNSVDAIIDYAELILLFLYPIVFTIILYELIFSNFVRYRTAYMVSIAVTAVVSGIGIAEQLGLPLGALYEFRRWLPLSEYQLEWVLPSLMGFVITTILRRLTIKN, encoded by the coding sequence ATGGATAATAATAAGAATAAGTGGCTGACAATCACTACTGTAGGCTTTGCTCTGTTTGCTATGTTTTTTGGAGCGGGGAACCTTATATTGCCGCCTTTTATAGGCTTGCAAGCGGGTGAACACTGGGGTTCGGCACTGTTGGGGTTCTTTATTACGGCTATCATTGCTCCTTTTTTGGGTGTGCTTATGGTGGCTAAAGTGGGAACGCACTTCACTGACCTAAGTAAAAATATAAGTAGTGTACTGATAAAACTGCTTACTCTGGTAATTATTCTTTGTATTGGTCCGCTAATTGCTATTCCGCGTACGGGGGCTACTACTTTTGAGGTGGGGATAGTGCCTTTGCTACCTAATTTCAGTAAAGTAGTATTTTCTTTGTTGTTTTTTGGGGTGGTTTTGGTTCTTTCTATTTCAAAAGCGAAGATAGTGGCTATTATAGGGCGGTTTTTGACACCTTTTTTGCTGTTTGTGCTGTTACTTCTTATCATTTTGGGGGTAGTTATGCCGGTGGAAGAGGTGCATACGACGGCTTTGATGGCTAAGGGTAGTTTTGTGATGGGATTCACTGAAGGGTACCAGACTATGGATGTACTGGCGTCGGTGATTTTTGCGGGTATTGTGATTGGTGCTGTTATTAACAGTGGTTATAAGAGTGCTGAAGAACGCTCTCATATTACGCTGTGGGCTGGAGTGGTATCTACTTTGTGCTTGCTTTTTATTTATGGGGGGCTTATTTACTTGGGAGCTACATCGGGGTATGCGCTAGAAGAGAAGGTGCAACGGACGGAATTGCTTTTGCATATATCACACTCGGTATTGGGACATTGGGGTACTATGGCTATAGCGGTGGCTATAGGATTTGCGTGCCTTACGACGGCAATTGCTTTGACCTCGGCAGTGGGTGACTTCCTAGAAGAATACAGTAGAGGGAGGATAAGCTATAAAGTAGGCGTGGTGCTGTGTACAGTAGTATCGGTGGTGCTTTCTAACAATAGCGTAGATGCCATTATTGACTATGCAGAACTGATACTGCTATTTTTGTACCCTATTGTATTCACCATTATATTATATGAGCTGATATTTAGTAACTTTGTGCGTTATAGGACTGCCTATATGGTAAGTATTGCAGTTACGGCTGTGGTATCGGGGATAGGGATAGCAGAACAATTGGGACTGCCCCTAGGTGCCTTGTACGAGTTTAGACGATGGTTGCCTCTGAGCGAGTATCAGCTGGAATGGGTGTTGCCTTCACTAATGGGATTTGTAATAACTACGATTTTGAGACGATTAACAATTAAGAATTAA
- a CDS encoding efflux RND transporter periplasmic adaptor subunit gives MKIYYWGWIAMGTILLSCGTGSKENKEAETEEVQQLLPETTAEVTVMPLQPKIFTHELVSNGKLQAGQSVALQFKANEKIARIYVKNGDKVTAGQTIATLELFSFQNKLQQATDELKRSRLDLQDALISQGFKIKDSANIPAATFELLKVKSGYNRAKSNYELALFDYQNATLKTPIAGTIANLNSKANAYPNTNAPFCNVVNLQSTEVVFPIMESELGLVHIGDAVKVMPFSIPDAKMQGKITEINPWVDSNGMVQLKASVSYHPQMVEGMSVRVSIFREVEKQWVVPKQAVVLRTNRKVVFALNNGKAYWHYVETGLENGTEYTITSETLKEGDTIITSGNINLAHESPVVVKP, from the coding sequence ATGAAGATTTATTATTGGGGTTGGATAGCAATGGGTACGATATTGCTGTCATGCGGAACAGGAAGTAAAGAAAATAAAGAAGCGGAAACTGAAGAAGTACAACAGCTATTGCCTGAAACTACTGCTGAAGTAACAGTGATGCCTTTGCAACCTAAGATATTCACACACGAACTGGTGAGCAATGGGAAACTACAGGCAGGACAATCGGTAGCATTACAGTTTAAAGCTAATGAGAAGATAGCACGTATATATGTAAAAAACGGTGATAAAGTGACAGCAGGACAAACTATAGCAACTTTGGAACTGTTCTCTTTTCAAAATAAACTGCAACAAGCTACTGACGAGCTAAAACGCAGTAGATTAGACCTTCAAGATGCACTTATATCACAAGGGTTTAAGATAAAGGATTCGGCTAATATACCTGCGGCTACTTTTGAATTACTAAAGGTAAAAAGTGGCTATAATCGTGCTAAAAGCAATTATGAATTGGCACTGTTTGACTATCAAAATGCTACCCTTAAAACGCCTATAGCCGGTACTATAGCTAACCTAAACAGCAAGGCAAATGCTTACCCTAATACTAATGCCCCTTTTTGCAATGTGGTAAACTTGCAAAGCACTGAAGTGGTATTCCCGATAATGGAAAGCGAATTAGGCTTAGTACATATAGGTGATGCTGTGAAGGTTATGCCTTTTTCAATACCTGATGCGAAAATGCAAGGTAAGATTACAGAAATTAATCCTTGGGTGGATAGTAATGGGATGGTGCAGCTAAAAGCATCGGTGAGTTATCACCCGCAAATGGTAGAGGGGATGAGCGTGAGAGTAAGCATCTTCCGAGAAGTAGAAAAACAATGGGTAGTGCCTAAACAAGCAGTGGTACTGCGCACTAACCGGAAGGTAGTATTTGCCCTAAACAATGGTAAGGCATATTGGCATTATGTAGAAACAGGCTTGGAGAATGGTACAGAATATACCATTACGAGTGAAACCCTAAAAGAAGGAGATACAATTATTACTTCGGGGAATATTAATTTGGCACACGAGTCGCCGGTAGTAGTAAAACCTTAG
- a CDS encoding nucleotide sugar dehydrogenase, translating into MKSYKIGIIGLGYVGFPLACLFAKKYPTVGFDPYTERVAQLNAGIDTTAEIDTHTLQNRLATHLHCTTNAQELSSCNVYIIAVPTPIDLYQQPDLTALRTASHTVATLLKKGDIVIYESTVYPGVTQEVCVPILEEISSLTYNTDFFVGYSPERINPGDKNHKVENICKITSGSTPAIAAEIDALYNSVLTGGTYPAPSIKVAEMAKVIENAQRDVNIGFMNEIAKICNLLNIDTNAVIDAASSKWNFLPFRPGLVGGHCIGVDPYYLIQKAKLHGLSPRLMMEARKTNDSMGGYVAHQIISLLCQQGVVVKNSRILLLGFTFKENCPDLRNTKVVDIYRTLENFTNNITVYDPLVNTAHAQQEYGITILTDKDSLPINNDVVVLCVAHTQLLQLTLTNYLAPQGIIYDVKGKLPITPTTYRL; encoded by the coding sequence ATGAAATCATATAAAATAGGCATCATAGGGCTGGGGTATGTAGGCTTCCCCTTGGCTTGCCTCTTTGCCAAAAAATACCCAACAGTAGGGTTCGACCCTTATACCGAACGCGTTGCCCAGCTTAATGCCGGTATTGATACTACTGCCGAAATAGATACCCACACCCTCCAAAACCGTTTAGCTACTCACCTCCACTGCACCACCAATGCCCAAGAGCTCAGTAGCTGCAATGTCTATATTATAGCAGTCCCTACCCCTATTGATTTGTATCAGCAACCCGATCTCACTGCCTTGCGCACTGCCAGCCATACAGTAGCCACATTGCTTAAAAAAGGAGATATTGTCATTTATGAATCTACCGTTTATCCAGGCGTTACACAAGAGGTGTGTGTACCTATTTTAGAAGAAATATCAAGCCTTACCTATAATACAGATTTCTTTGTAGGCTATTCGCCCGAGCGTATTAACCCTGGCGACAAAAACCACAAGGTCGAGAATATATGCAAAATAACATCAGGCTCCACCCCCGCCATTGCTGCCGAAATAGATGCGCTTTATAACTCGGTACTTACCGGTGGTACTTATCCTGCCCCCAGCATCAAAGTAGCCGAAATGGCAAAAGTTATTGAAAATGCCCAGCGCGATGTGAATATCGGCTTTATGAACGAGATAGCCAAAATCTGCAATCTCCTTAATATCGATACCAATGCCGTTATCGATGCCGCTAGCAGCAAATGGAACTTCTTGCCCTTCCGCCCAGGTTTGGTAGGAGGTCATTGCATAGGTGTCGATCCCTATTACCTCATACAAAAAGCCAAGCTACACGGTCTATCACCCCGCCTAATGATGGAAGCCCGCAAAACCAATGATTCTATGGGCGGCTATGTAGCGCACCAAATCATCAGTTTGTTATGCCAACAAGGGGTAGTAGTAAAAAACAGTCGCATACTTCTTTTAGGCTTTACTTTTAAAGAAAACTGCCCCGATTTGCGCAACACCAAAGTCGTTGATATTTACCGTACGTTGGAAAACTTCACTAATAACATCACAGTGTATGATCCATTAGTAAATACCGCTCACGCCCAGCAAGAGTACGGCATCACTATCCTTACCGATAAGGACTCCCTTCCTATTAATAATGATGTTGTAGTATTATGTGTGGCACATACCCAGCTCCTTCAGCTCACCCTTACCAACTACTTAGCCCCTCAAGGTATCATTTATGATGTTAAAGGCAAACTTCCAATTACACCTACCACCTATCGGTTGTAA
- a CDS encoding sigma-54-dependent Fis family transcriptional regulator: protein MENIQTIKQRFGIIGNDPKLNRAIEKATQVAPTDISVLITGESGVGKEAIPKIIHSLSLRKHGKYIAVNCGAIPEGTIDSELFGHEKGAFTGATATRSGYFEEADGGTIFLDEVGELPLTTQVRLLRVLENGEFIKVGSSIVQKTNVRIVAATNVNMQEAIKKGRFREDLYYRLSTVEIHLPPLRERKEDIHLLFRKFASDFAQKYKMPPVRLTDDAVQMLTTYRWNGNIRQLRNVAEQISVLEQKRDINASILHSYLPHEGANLPSVVPQASRNDTDFANEREILYKVLFDMKNDLNDLKKLTLELLENGNSPQVQQDNQVLIHRIYGNDNNSRLYPEPTIVKEPSPINIDYDYVDEATEEERFSLQEQEKEMIVKSLSRNEGKRKEAAKSLGISERTLYRKIKQYNLEG from the coding sequence ATGGAAAATATTCAAACAATAAAACAACGCTTCGGCATCATCGGTAACGACCCTAAGCTAAACCGCGCTATCGAGAAAGCTACCCAAGTAGCCCCTACCGATATCTCCGTACTCATCACCGGAGAAAGTGGCGTCGGTAAAGAAGCAATACCCAAAATAATACACTCCCTATCCCTCCGCAAGCACGGCAAATATATAGCCGTCAACTGCGGTGCCATCCCCGAAGGTACTATCGATTCCGAACTTTTCGGCCACGAAAAAGGGGCTTTTACAGGCGCTACCGCTACCCGTAGCGGCTATTTTGAAGAAGCCGATGGCGGCACTATTTTCCTCGACGAAGTAGGTGAACTACCCCTCACCACACAAGTCCGATTGCTCCGTGTGCTCGAAAATGGCGAGTTTATCAAAGTAGGCTCATCAATAGTGCAGAAAACCAATGTGCGCATAGTTGCCGCCACCAATGTCAATATGCAAGAGGCAATTAAAAAAGGACGATTCCGTGAAGACCTCTATTACCGCCTTAGTACTGTCGAAATACACCTACCTCCTCTGCGCGAACGCAAAGAAGATATACACTTGCTATTCCGAAAATTCGCCTCCGATTTTGCCCAAAAATACAAAATGCCACCAGTAAGGCTTACCGACGATGCCGTGCAAATGCTCACAACCTACCGGTGGAATGGTAACATACGCCAATTACGCAACGTAGCCGAACAAATATCCGTACTGGAACAAAAACGCGATATCAATGCATCTATACTCCACAGCTACTTACCTCACGAAGGGGCGAACCTCCCCTCAGTAGTGCCACAAGCCTCACGTAACGATACCGATTTTGCCAACGAGCGCGAAATCCTCTATAAGGTGCTTTTTGATATGAAAAACGACCTGAACGATCTTAAAAAACTCACTCTTGAGCTGCTTGAAAATGGTAACTCTCCACAAGTGCAGCAAGACAATCAGGTACTCATACACCGCATCTATGGCAATGATAATAACAGCCGGCTATACCCCGAACCTACCATTGTCAAAGAGCCATCACCTATTAATATCGATTATGATTATGTAGATGAAGCTACCGAAGAAGAACGCTTTTCACTCCAAGAACAAGAGAAAGAAATGATAGTCAAATCCCTCAGCCGTAATGAGGGCAAACGCAAGGAAGCAGCCAAATCTCTTGGTATTTCCGAGCGCACTTTGTACCGAAAAATAAAACAATACAATTTAGAAGGATAA
- a CDS encoding toxin-antitoxin system YwqK family antitoxin — protein sequence MKYLIISMLALSQGVWAQELLSESDVQEKKFGSESVFTLYTDNKPLNGDYKIAKGTKGEYYEASFVNGKLNGISKHYDRDGKLFVEKPYKNGVLSGVGKEYYPNGQVKVEAVLENGDYNGYYRKYGRNGEPWEECNYKNGQLDGKYVEYSEGKVYKQRFYKSDIPDGEWKEFDDKGKLIALEHYKMGKKDGKQWFSRSWDRRSGIREETTEYYKDNKPTGKWESKLSDGTMRSKQEYKADGTSVRERYHDNGKLRDVTTFKGDKMHGAYKRYSDLGLLMEDSTYENDYPAHSKKYYDNGKLKEESYFKNNNREGKYVLYDEKGRTMREGAYLKDYEDGLWKYYSAKGILEKEVNYKEGRREGASKEYYISGNIYAEGNYQRNEREGVWKFYSDAGKVIKEITYQNGNEKEVTKYE from the coding sequence ATGAAATACCTCATCATTAGTATGTTGGCGCTTTCGCAAGGAGTTTGGGCACAGGAACTACTCTCGGAAAGCGATGTACAAGAAAAGAAATTTGGCAGTGAAAGTGTATTTACTCTTTACACTGATAACAAGCCGCTGAATGGTGATTACAAAATTGCTAAAGGCACTAAGGGGGAATATTACGAAGCATCATTTGTAAATGGTAAACTTAATGGGATAAGCAAACATTATGACCGCGATGGCAAACTATTTGTAGAAAAACCCTATAAAAATGGTGTGCTAAGTGGGGTGGGTAAAGAATACTACCCTAACGGACAAGTGAAAGTAGAAGCTGTACTGGAAAATGGTGACTATAACGGATATTACCGCAAATACGGACGTAATGGCGAGCCTTGGGAAGAGTGTAACTATAAAAACGGGCAGCTGGATGGGAAATATGTGGAATACTCGGAAGGGAAGGTTTATAAACAACGTTTTTATAAGAGTGATATACCTGATGGCGAATGGAAAGAGTTTGATGACAAAGGTAAACTCATCGCCTTAGAACATTATAAAATGGGTAAAAAAGATGGTAAGCAGTGGTTTTCCAGATCGTGGGATAGGCGTAGCGGGATTAGGGAAGAAACTACTGAATACTATAAAGATAATAAGCCTACTGGCAAATGGGAAAGCAAACTTAGCGATGGAACTATGCGCTCTAAACAAGAATATAAGGCTGATGGGACTTCGGTAAGGGAACGCTATCACGATAATGGGAAGCTGAGAGATGTTACAACCTTTAAAGGCGATAAAATGCACGGGGCTTACAAACGCTATTCGGACTTAGGATTGCTAATGGAAGATAGTACTTATGAGAATGATTACCCTGCCCATAGCAAAAAATACTATGATAATGGTAAGCTGAAAGAAGAAAGCTACTTTAAAAATAATAACCGAGAAGGAAAATACGTACTATACGATGAAAAAGGACGTACTATGCGGGAAGGAGCTTATTTGAAGGACTATGAGGATGGGCTTTGGAAATACTACTCGGCAAAAGGTATTTTGGAAAAGGAAGTTAATTACAAAGAAGGTAGACGCGAGGGGGCTTCTAAGGAGTACTACATTTCGGGCAATATCTACGCTGAAGGTAATTATCAGAGAAATGAGCGAGAAGGGGTATGGAAATTCTACTCGGATGCTGGTAAGGTAATAAAAGAGATTACTTACCAAAATGGTAATGAAAAGGAAGTAACAAAATATGAATAA